One genomic region from Microscilla marina ATCC 23134 encodes:
- a CDS encoding barstar family protein translates to MNQQQKTQRDKYIDKAIMSDGFIRIYSNKTKLNYDIKLLQDKKYKIIEFDGNFISTKMELMFDLEKKLQFPSYFGKNYDALTDCLGDYEIPNNGVVLIFRHLNNLDLEHVHTLLDIFCTYSRQSIVWNRKLITLVQVRDKNFELTQPIGAVNFYLKCRMEK, encoded by the coding sequence ATGAACCAACAACAGAAAACTCAGAGAGATAAATACATTGATAAAGCAATAATGTCAGATGGCTTTATTAGAATTTATTCTAATAAGACAAAGTTAAACTATGATATCAAACTTCTCCAGGACAAGAAGTACAAAATAATAGAGTTTGATGGCAACTTTATTTCTACCAAAATGGAGTTGATGTTTGACTTGGAAAAAAAACTGCAATTCCCGAGTTATTTTGGTAAAAATTATGATGCTCTAACAGATTGTTTAGGTGACTATGAAATACCAAACAATGGTGTTGTTCTTATTTTTAGGCACTTGAATAACCTTGATTTAGAACACGTTCACACGCTTCTTGACATTTTCTGTACTTATTCACGCCAAAGCATTGTATGGAATAGAAAATTAATCACCTTAGTACAAGTTCGTGACAAAAATTTTGAGTTAACGCAACCAATAGGTGCGGTTAATTTTTACCTCAAATGTAGAATGGAAAAATAA
- a CDS encoding oxidoreductase family protein, which produces MNFTKHLLKITQSTECKEVETIQSLWSGYGSIVRYQLNNPLLKTVVVKHIALNQANEHPRGWNTQNSHNRKVKSYQVETHWYKQWSELCPDSCRVPKLIGAYAEGDDQWIVLEDLNLHFPVRKTQLDLPEVKVCLTWLANFHATFLQQPPAGLWEVGTYWHLATRPDELEQMEHQGLKAKAAQLDDLLNQCKYQTIVHGDAKLANFCFSEDDKKVAAVDFQYVGGGCGMKDVTYFLGSCLSGAECERYESELLDTYFVALKKTLAIAKPHVDAEALEQEWRQLYPIALADFTRFLLGWMPTHQKLNDYSMQVTEEVLVGL; this is translated from the coding sequence ATGAATTTTACAAAACACCTGCTAAAAATCACCCAATCTACCGAATGCAAAGAAGTTGAAACCATCCAATCTTTATGGAGCGGCTACGGGAGCATTGTTCGCTACCAATTGAACAACCCATTGCTTAAGACAGTGGTAGTAAAACACATTGCCTTAAACCAAGCCAACGAACACCCAAGGGGCTGGAACACCCAAAACTCTCACAATAGAAAAGTAAAGTCTTATCAGGTAGAAACCCATTGGTACAAGCAATGGAGCGAGCTTTGCCCCGATAGTTGCCGAGTTCCAAAGCTCATTGGCGCTTATGCCGAAGGCGATGATCAGTGGATCGTGTTAGAGGATTTGAACCTCCACTTTCCAGTGCGAAAAACCCAGCTTGATTTGCCTGAGGTAAAAGTGTGCTTGACTTGGTTGGCAAACTTCCACGCCACTTTTTTGCAACAACCGCCTGCTGGCTTATGGGAAGTGGGCACCTATTGGCATTTGGCAACCCGCCCCGACGAACTTGAGCAGATGGAACACCAAGGGCTCAAAGCTAAAGCCGCTCAACTTGATGACTTGCTTAACCAATGTAAGTACCAAACCATTGTACATGGCGATGCCAAACTCGCTAATTTTTGCTTTTCTGAAGATGACAAAAAGGTAGCTGCCGTGGACTTTCAATATGTAGGCGGGGGTTGCGGAATGAAAGACGTGACTTACTTTTTGGGCAGTTGTTTGTCGGGTGCCGAATGTGAACGCTACGAAAGCGAGTTGTTAGACACTTATTTTGTCGCATTGAAAAAGACATTGGCTATAGCCAAACCCCATGTAGATGCCGAAGCTCTAGAGCAAGAATGGCGGCAACTATACCCCATTGCCCTTGCCGACTTTACCCGATTTCTGTTAGGCTGGATGCCTACCCACCAAAAACTGAACGACTATAGCATGCAAGTAACCGAGGAGGTATTGGTAGGTTTGTAG
- a CDS encoding type 1 glutamine amidotransferase domain-containing protein has product MSTKKALILTANTQDPAGYREKGGWFNKFLMRGLKQRMVRLNMLVLLTFLVSYQAAFAGNILIVMSDVSQMKLKGGYDYKTGFYLNELMEPVKIFMEAGHTLTFATPTGIAPTLDLVSDTRKHFLDESQENYNAHKALFNRLMLNDKKHSPVVSFARIEQIGIENFDAVFVPGGHAPLGDLVDNDLLSKFLHHFHAKSKPTGLVCHGPVALLSSLPNSAGFEADMRAGKKAKPAKGWIYAGYKMTVFSNSEEATATKYYLSGDQLFYWPQNALTNAGGKYSRSKKDWAPHVVVDRELVTGQNNKSANATAKELLKLLNNN; this is encoded by the coding sequence ATGAGTACTAAAAAAGCACTAATCTTAACAGCTAACACTCAAGACCCGGCTGGGTACAGAGAAAAAGGTGGATGGTTCAATAAATTTTTGATGCGTGGGCTAAAACAGCGTATGGTGAGGTTAAATATGCTTGTTTTATTGACCTTTTTGGTGAGCTACCAGGCGGCATTTGCTGGTAATATTCTGATTGTAATGTCAGATGTGTCGCAAATGAAACTAAAAGGAGGGTATGATTACAAAACAGGTTTTTATCTAAATGAGTTGATGGAGCCAGTCAAAATATTTATGGAGGCAGGTCATACGCTGACTTTTGCTACTCCAACTGGCATAGCACCAACACTTGATTTGGTTTCTGATACACGAAAACACTTTTTGGATGAGAGTCAGGAAAATTACAATGCTCACAAAGCCTTGTTTAACCGATTGATGCTGAATGATAAAAAACACAGTCCCGTTGTAAGTTTCGCTCGTATTGAACAAATCGGTATTGAAAATTTTGATGCTGTATTTGTACCTGGGGGGCACGCTCCATTAGGCGATTTAGTGGACAACGATTTACTGAGCAAGTTCTTACATCACTTCCACGCCAAATCTAAGCCTACAGGGTTGGTATGCCACGGTCCGGTTGCTTTGTTATCTTCTTTGCCAAATAGCGCCGGGTTTGAGGCTGATATGAGAGCTGGTAAAAAAGCCAAACCAGCTAAAGGTTGGATTTATGCAGGTTATAAAATGACGGTTTTCAGCAATTCAGAAGAAGCCACTGCCACTAAATATTACCTGAGTGGTGACCAATTATTTTACTGGCCACAAAATGCCCTTACCAATGCGGGTGGTAAGTACTCTCGTAGCAAGAAAGACTGGGCTCCTCACGTGGTTGTAGACCGCGAATTAGTCACAGGTCAGAACAACAAATCAGCAAATGCTACCGCCAAAGAGTTGCTAAAACTACTCAATAACAATTAA
- a CDS encoding MarR family winged helix-turn-helix transcriptional regulator, which yields MAKIDEEIKSSFVDNKYRLLANVVFTRNWIQNQFASFLKPFGVSPQQFNILRILRGANDWLNMHEVKTRMVEKSPNATRLCDKLVEKQLVERARSEEDRRVVHLKITKAGLDLLIKINEKDDKSHINFVENVSDEEAKIASEILDKLRS from the coding sequence ATGGCAAAAATTGACGAAGAAATAAAGTCTTCATTTGTAGACAACAAGTATCGTTTGTTAGCAAATGTAGTATTTACTCGAAACTGGATTCAAAACCAATTTGCGAGCTTTCTCAAGCCTTTTGGCGTATCTCCTCAACAGTTTAACATTTTACGCATCTTACGAGGCGCTAATGATTGGCTCAATATGCACGAGGTGAAGACCAGAATGGTAGAAAAGTCTCCCAATGCTACTCGCCTTTGCGACAAGCTGGTAGAAAAACAGTTGGTCGAAAGAGCCAGAAGTGAAGAAGATAGGAGAGTAGTGCATCTAAAAATTACAAAAGCTGGATTAGATTTGTTAATAAAAATTAATGAGAAGGATGACAAATCACACATAAATTTTGTTGAGAACGTTTCAGACGAAGAGGCAAAAATTGCCAGTGAAATTTTGGATAAATTGAGAAGTTAA
- a CDS encoding DoxX family protein, translated as MKKTDLLIYRIATGLLTLIMTFSATMYFTQYEMVSQKFSAAGFATFIIYPMAIAKILGLVAIWTDKSTMLREWAYAGFVFNLLLAIGAHLDVQDGEYIPPIVGLVAVGVSYFYKHKTLKAPASNE; from the coding sequence ATGAAAAAGACAGATTTATTAATTTACAGAATTGCTACCGGGTTATTGACATTGATCATGACATTTAGTGCCACTATGTATTTTACACAATATGAAATGGTGAGTCAAAAATTTTCAGCGGCAGGTTTTGCCACATTTATTATATACCCGATGGCTATAGCCAAAATTTTGGGCTTGGTGGCTATATGGACCGACAAATCTACCATGCTAAGAGAGTGGGCGTATGCCGGATTTGTGTTTAACTTGTTGTTGGCAATAGGTGCCCATCTGGATGTTCAAGATGGAGAATATATACCTCCCATTGTAGGATTGGTAGCGGTAGGAGTATCTTACTTTTATAAGCATAAAACATTGAAAGCACCTGCATCAAACGAATAA
- a CDS encoding DoxX family protein has translation MKKTDLLIYRIATGLLTLIMTFSATMYFTQYEMVSENFPKAGFPVFIIYPLAIAKILGLVAIWTDKSTMLREWAYAGFVFNLLFAIGAHAHVQDGGYAPVIVALVAVGVSYFYKHKMLKASALSD, from the coding sequence ATGAAAAAGACAGATTTATTAATTTACAGAATTGCTACCGGGTTATTGACATTGATCATGACATTTAGTGCCACCATGTATTTTACACAGTATGAAATGGTGAGCGAGAATTTTCCAAAGGCTGGTTTTCCTGTATTTATTATATATCCGCTGGCTATAGCCAAAATTTTAGGTTTGGTGGCTATATGGACAGATAAATCTACCATGCTAAGAGAGTGGGCTTATGCCGGGTTTGTGTTCAACTTGTTGTTTGCGATAGGTGCCCATGCCCATGTTCAAGATGGAGGGTATGCCCCTGTAATTGTAGCACTGGTAGCGGTAGGGGTGTCATACTTTTACAAGCACAAAATGTTGAAGGCATCAGCATTAAGCGACTAA
- a CDS encoding TIR domain-containing protein, whose product MYYNILIETNKKDKNSNNQKIHDFAKTDLEAIKKKIIIPYMREDKFRFKGYHLNHNDVVRLVITQSEKPLEEYAKNINDRRSLQSTNILILNYTSSADIFEDETYTKVITDEVFEECEEFIKEQTPAKASINKAKLDKTKVFIVHGHDQATKNEVARFLEKLDLTPIILHEQTDGGKTIIEKIEKYSDVGYSIVLYTPCDEGYKKGNPDDLKNRARQNVVFEHGFLIGKLGRKHVSTLIKGDIEIPNDISGLVYTKIDDSSWKFKVLDELKNAGYDIDANKIF is encoded by the coding sequence ATGTATTATAACATACTAATTGAAACAAATAAAAAAGACAAGAATAGTAATAATCAAAAGATACATGACTTTGCCAAAACTGATTTAGAGGCAATAAAGAAGAAAATAATCATCCCCTACATGAGAGAAGACAAGTTTAGGTTTAAAGGATACCACCTAAACCATAATGATGTAGTAAGGTTGGTTATAACACAATCTGAGAAACCTCTAGAAGAGTACGCAAAAAATATAAACGATAGACGTTCTCTTCAGAGTACTAATATACTAATACTTAATTATACATCAAGTGCGGATATTTTTGAAGATGAAACATATACTAAAGTAATTACAGATGAAGTTTTTGAAGAATGTGAAGAGTTCATTAAAGAACAAACACCTGCAAAAGCCTCGATAAACAAAGCAAAATTAGACAAAACTAAGGTTTTTATTGTTCATGGGCATGATCAAGCAACAAAAAATGAGGTGGCAAGATTCTTAGAAAAGTTAGATTTGACTCCTATCATTCTTCATGAACAAACTGATGGAGGCAAGACTATTATCGAGAAAATAGAAAAATACTCTGATGTTGGCTATAGCATTGTATTATATACCCCTTGTGATGAGGGATATAAAAAAGGCAATCCAGATGATTTAAAAAATAGGGCAAGGCAAAATGTAGTTTTTGAGCACGGTTTTTTAATAGGTAAACTAGGAAGAAAACATGTATCAACTTTAATAAAAGGAGACATAGAAATACCCAATGATATTTCAGGGCTTGTTTATACTAAGATAGATGATTCAAGTTGGAAATTTAAGGTTTTAGACGAGTTAAAAAATGCAGGTTATGATATAGATGCAAATAAAATATTTTAG
- a CDS encoding TIR domain-containing protein: MEPNNSNQVLYELDKTNLEELKEDIIMPYLQQGDFHFNGCLLTSTDIIQIIIQQSQKTTQEHAADENTQANIKMIPLYTTPYDILAFDNYVQDITSQVIKECKSEISQETQPPDKTPQRNGFDNTEVFIVHGHDDSKTDKVARFIQTLSLVPIILSEQASGGQTIIDKLDSNSNVGYGIVLYTPCDQGSKIGDEKDAKKRARQNVVFEHGFLIGKLGRSRVCVLITDEEIEKPNDISGVLYIKMHDSGWQLSVAKELNKAGYDVDANSLIK, from the coding sequence TTGGAACCTAACAATTCTAACCAAGTTCTCTATGAGCTTGATAAGACAAACCTAGAAGAACTTAAGGAAGATATTATAATGCCATACCTTCAACAAGGTGATTTTCATTTTAATGGTTGTTTACTTACAAGCACTGATATTATACAAATAATAATACAACAATCTCAAAAAACCACACAAGAACATGCTGCTGACGAAAATACACAAGCAAATATTAAAATGATCCCCTTGTACACTACTCCTTATGATATTCTCGCCTTTGATAATTATGTACAAGACATAACATCACAAGTTATCAAAGAATGTAAAAGTGAAATTTCACAAGAAACTCAACCTCCTGATAAAACTCCACAAAGAAATGGTTTTGATAATACTGAAGTTTTTATTGTCCATGGACACGATGACTCAAAAACAGATAAAGTAGCAAGATTTATTCAAACATTAAGTCTAGTACCTATTATTCTAAGTGAACAAGCAAGTGGAGGGCAAACTATAATTGATAAATTAGATTCTAATTCCAACGTAGGATATGGGATAGTACTATATACCCCCTGTGATCAAGGGTCAAAAATAGGGGATGAAAAGGATGCAAAAAAAAGAGCTAGACAAAACGTAGTATTTGAACATGGTTTTTTAATAGGTAAATTAGGCAGAAGCCGTGTATGTGTTTTGATAACAGACGAAGAAATAGAAAAACCTAATGATATATCAGGAGTATTGTATATTAAAATGCATGATTCAGGATGGCAATTAAGTGTAGCTAAAGAACTAAATAAAGCTGGTTATGATGTAGACGCCAACTCACTAATAAAATAA